One region of Pseudomonas glycinae genomic DNA includes:
- the cysQ gene encoding 3'(2'),5'-bisphosphate nucleotidase CysQ, with the protein MPMNFPHPLMAPVVELALRAGEAILPFWRADVAVTAKSDDSPVTAADMAAHHVIVAGLTALDPSIPVLSEEDANIPQSVRAGWQRWWLVDPLDGTKEFISGSEEFTVNIALIENGRVVFGVVSMPTNGRFYVGGAGLGAWRGDTGGSPVAIQVRDVPGPGEAFTVVASRRHSSPEQERLLAGLSASLGELQLANIGSSLKFCLLAEGAADCYPRLAPTSQWDTAAAQGVLEGAGGEVLDLSGAAFCYPARESLLNSFFLALPAKAAWRAKLLELARS; encoded by the coding sequence ATGCCGATGAATTTTCCCCATCCGTTGATGGCGCCGGTGGTTGAGCTGGCATTGCGGGCCGGTGAGGCGATCCTGCCGTTCTGGCGTGCCGATGTGGCCGTCACCGCCAAGTCCGATGATTCGCCGGTGACGGCGGCGGACATGGCCGCGCATCACGTGATCGTGGCCGGCCTGACAGCGCTGGATCCGAGCATTCCGGTGCTGTCCGAAGAGGACGCCAATATCCCGCAAAGCGTGCGCGCCGGCTGGCAGCGCTGGTGGCTGGTGGACCCGCTGGATGGCACCAAGGAGTTCATCAGCGGCAGCGAAGAATTCACCGTCAATATCGCGTTGATCGAGAATGGCCGGGTGGTGTTCGGTGTGGTGTCGATGCCGACCAACGGACGGTTCTACGTTGGCGGCGCGGGACTCGGTGCCTGGCGCGGCGACACGGGCGGCTCGCCGGTAGCGATTCAGGTGCGTGATGTGCCGGGGCCGGGCGAAGCGTTCACCGTGGTTGCCAGCCGCCGTCATTCGAGCCCGGAGCAGGAACGCTTGCTGGCCGGATTGAGTGCCAGCCTTGGCGAGTTGCAGCTGGCCAACATCGGCAGTTCGCTGAAGTTCTGCCTGCTGGCCGAAGGTGCTGCCGACTGTTACCCGCGTCTGGCGCCGACTTCGCAGTGGGACACCGCAGCTGCGCAGGGCGTTCTGGAAGGGGCGGGCGGTGAAGTGCTCGACCTGAGTGGCGCAGCGTTCTGTTATCCAGCTCGGGAATCTTTGTTGAACAGTTTCTTCCTGGCGTTGCCGGCGAAAGCAGCATGGCGGGCAAAGCTGCTCGAACTTGCCCGCTCGTAA
- a CDS encoding YiiD C-terminal domain-containing protein: protein MKHDSRYLESVLHHDIPLTRDMGLKVLDWHEQQLRLHLPLDANVNHKSTMFGGSLYCGAVLAGWGWLHLRLKEEGIEDGHIVIQEGQISYPLPVTGDAIAICPSPSATQWKKFLTMYQRYGRARLTLHTRVVNAGSNEDAVTFSGQYVLHR from the coding sequence ATGAAGCACGACAGTCGTTATCTGGAATCCGTCCTTCACCACGACATCCCGCTGACCCGGGACATGGGCCTCAAGGTGCTCGACTGGCACGAGCAGCAATTGCGTCTGCACTTGCCGCTGGACGCCAACGTCAACCACAAGAGCACCATGTTCGGCGGCAGCCTGTATTGCGGCGCGGTGCTGGCCGGTTGGGGCTGGCTGCACCTGCGCTTGAAAGAGGAAGGTATCGAAGACGGTCACATCGTGATTCAGGAAGGGCAGATCAGCTATCCACTGCCGGTGACCGGTGATGCCATTGCGATCTGCCCGTCACCGAGCGCAACGCAGTGGAAGAAATTTCTGACAATGTATCAGCGCTACGGGCGGGCGCGACTGACGCTGCACACGCGGGTCGTCAATGCCGGGAGCAATGAGGATGCAGTGACCTTCAGCGGGCAGTACGTCCTGCACCGCTGA
- a CDS encoding sigma-54-dependent transcriptional regulator, translating into MTIDNRIQVVLIDDDPHLRQALGQTLDLAGLKILPLSEAKGLAAQLERDWPGVVVSDIRMPGMDGLELLSELHAQDPELPVLLITGHGDVPLAVQAMRAGAYDFLEKPFASDALLDSVRRALALRRLVLDNRSLRMALSDRNELSARLVGQSAPMLRLREQIGALAATKADVLILGETGAGKEVVARALHDLSSRRNGPFVAINAGALAESVVESELFGHEPGAFTGAQKRRIGKFEFANGGTLFLDEIESMSMDVQVKLLRMLQERVVERLGGNQLIPLDIRVIAATKEDLRQAADQGRFRADLYYRLNVAPLRIPPLRERGEDALMLFQHYADEASARHGLPPHELQPAQRALLLRHSWPGNVRELQNAAERFALGLELALDNTQPDGSPGTTVEITAGGLSEQVENFEKSLIAAELARSHSSVRSLAEALGIPRKTLHDKLRKHGLNFAGSGGHSDESE; encoded by the coding sequence ATGACCATCGACAACCGCATCCAGGTGGTGCTGATCGACGACGATCCGCACCTGCGTCAGGCCCTCGGCCAGACCCTGGATCTGGCCGGCCTGAAAATTCTTCCGCTGTCCGAAGCCAAGGGCCTGGCCGCGCAACTGGAGCGAGACTGGCCGGGCGTCGTGGTCAGCGACATCCGCATGCCCGGCATGGATGGCCTGGAACTGCTGAGCGAGCTGCACGCTCAGGATCCGGAACTGCCGGTGCTGCTGATCACCGGCCACGGCGACGTGCCACTGGCCGTGCAGGCCATGCGGGCCGGTGCCTATGATTTTCTGGAAAAACCCTTCGCCAGCGACGCCCTGCTCGACAGCGTGCGCCGCGCCCTGGCCCTGCGGCGTCTGGTACTGGACAACCGCAGCCTGCGCATGGCCCTGAGCGATCGCAACGAGTTGAGCGCGCGGCTGGTCGGTCAATCCGCGCCGATGTTGCGCCTGCGCGAGCAGATCGGCGCACTGGCGGCGACCAAGGCCGATGTCTTGATCCTCGGCGAAACCGGTGCCGGCAAGGAAGTCGTCGCCCGCGCCCTGCATGATCTGTCGAGTCGGCGTAACGGCCCGTTCGTGGCGATCAACGCCGGCGCGCTGGCCGAATCGGTGGTCGAAAGCGAATTGTTCGGCCATGAGCCCGGCGCCTTCACCGGCGCGCAAAAGCGCCGGATCGGCAAGTTCGAATTCGCCAATGGCGGCACGCTGTTCCTCGACGAAATCGAGAGCATGAGCATGGACGTGCAGGTCAAACTGCTGCGCATGTTGCAGGAGCGAGTGGTCGAGCGTCTGGGCGGCAACCAGTTGATCCCGCTGGACATCCGCGTCATCGCCGCCACCAAGGAAGACTTGCGCCAGGCTGCGGACCAGGGGCGCTTCCGCGCCGACCTGTATTACCGCCTGAACGTGGCGCCGCTGCGCATTCCGCCACTGCGCGAACGAGGCGAAGACGCGTTGATGTTGTTCCAGCATTACGCCGACGAGGCCAGCGCCCGCCACGGACTGCCACCTCACGAACTGCAACCGGCACAACGGGCGTTGCTGTTGCGCCATTCATGGCCGGGCAATGTGCGGGAATTGCAAAACGCGGCGGAGCGTTTTGCTCTCGGTCTGGAGCTCGCGCTGGACAACACACAGCCCGATGGCAGCCCCGGCACCACCGTCGAGATCACTGCAGGAGGGCTCAGCGAACAAGTGGAAAACTTCGAGAAATCCCTGATCGCCGCCGAACTGGCCCGCTCTCACAGTTCCGTGCGCAGTCTCGCCGAAGCCCTGGGCATTCCGCGCAAGACCCTGCACGACAAATTGCGCAAGCACGGGCTGAATTTCGCCGGCAGCGGCGGCCATTCGGACGAATCCGAATGA
- a CDS encoding sensor histidine kinase produces MTPTLPRRPRWRSLALLALCLAPLLWPLEHLAERYYRSELAGQNRQTLDLYVANLLGTLHRYEVLPQILGDLPALRAVLGAPDDGVTQGNANRLLKNIAAQTGAEVMYLMDTNGQTLAASNWDKHDSFVGRNFAFRPYFSEAMAGRLGRFFGLGTTSAKRGYFFAAAVRNGEKIIGVLVIKVDLDHTESLWGKTPEQLLVTDHNGVVILTSRPEWRFRATRTLSDAERAAITAIQPYPTREPRPLNLSPTAWLPQTQEIAETGWSVSILAPRTLIDRPVRTVVAIGGATLLVVMLLLGLMMQRRRHYLERIAFEAKARRELEGRVAERTSDLEGLNRRLKQEVLEREQAQQELVRAQDDLVQAGKLSALGTMSASISHELNQPLAAIRSYAENAEVLLDHERTEDARGNLKLISELTGRMASIIAHLRAFARRDRHAPESVALQPALDDALALLAKRRRSMDVELIRDLPAATLWVEAGETRLRQVLGNLLANALDALTEKGPPRKLWLSAESTDEGVNLYIRDNGPGFCMEALGRASEPFYTTKTRTQGLGLGLAICETLMRAFGGELSFANHKQGGALITLRLRAGAPGVSLQPSEDRSA; encoded by the coding sequence ATGACTCCGACCCTCCCCCGCCGCCCCCGCTGGCGCAGTCTCGCCCTGCTGGCTCTGTGCCTGGCACCGCTGCTGTGGCCTCTGGAACATTTGGCCGAGCGCTATTACCGCAGCGAACTGGCCGGCCAGAACCGTCAGACCCTCGACCTCTACGTCGCCAACCTGCTGGGCACGCTGCATCGCTATGAAGTGCTGCCGCAAATCCTCGGTGACCTGCCGGCCCTGCGCGCGGTGCTCGGGGCGCCGGACGACGGCGTGACCCAGGGCAACGCCAACCGCCTGTTGAAAAACATCGCCGCGCAGACCGGCGCCGAAGTCATGTACCTGATGGACACCAACGGTCAGACCCTGGCGGCGTCGAACTGGGACAAACACGACAGCTTCGTCGGACGCAATTTCGCTTTCCGTCCGTATTTCAGCGAGGCCATGGCCGGACGCCTTGGACGCTTCTTCGGTCTCGGTACCACTTCGGCCAAGCGCGGTTATTTCTTTGCGGCGGCGGTGCGTAACGGCGAAAAAATCATCGGCGTGCTGGTGATCAAGGTTGACCTCGACCATACCGAAAGCCTGTGGGGAAAAACCCCGGAACAACTGCTGGTGACCGACCACAATGGTGTAGTCATCCTCACCTCGCGCCCGGAATGGCGTTTCCGCGCAACCCGCACCCTCAGTGATGCCGAACGCGCGGCGATCACCGCGATCCAGCCCTACCCGACCCGCGAGCCACGCCCCCTGAACCTGAGCCCGACCGCGTGGCTGCCGCAGACACAGGAGATCGCGGAAACCGGCTGGAGCGTCAGCATCCTCGCCCCGCGCACGTTGATCGACCGACCGGTGCGCACAGTGGTGGCAATCGGCGGCGCGACCTTGCTGGTGGTGATGCTGTTGCTGGGCCTGATGATGCAGCGTCGTCGTCATTACCTGGAACGGATCGCCTTCGAAGCCAAGGCCCGACGGGAACTCGAAGGCCGGGTTGCCGAGCGCACCAGCGATCTGGAAGGGCTTAACCGGCGCCTGAAGCAAGAGGTACTCGAGCGCGAACAGGCCCAGCAGGAACTGGTGCGGGCCCAGGACGATCTGGTGCAGGCCGGCAAACTGTCGGCGTTGGGCACGATGTCGGCGAGCATCAGCCACGAACTCAACCAGCCGCTGGCGGCGATCCGCAGCTATGCCGAGAACGCCGAAGTGCTGCTCGACCACGAGCGCACCGAAGATGCCCGAGGTAACCTCAAGCTGATCAGCGAGCTGACCGGGCGCATGGCCTCGATCATCGCTCACCTGCGCGCCTTCGCCCGCAGAGATCGCCACGCCCCGGAAAGCGTCGCCCTGCAACCGGCGCTGGACGACGCCCTGGCGTTGCTGGCCAAACGTCGCCGCAGCATGGACGTCGAACTGATCCGCGACCTGCCGGCCGCCACTCTGTGGGTCGAGGCCGGGGAAACCCGTCTGCGCCAAGTACTGGGCAACCTGCTGGCCAACGCCCTCGACGCCCTGACCGAAAAAGGCCCGCCGCGCAAATTGTGGCTGAGTGCCGAATCCACCGACGAAGGCGTCAACCTGTACATTCGCGACAATGGCCCGGGCTTCTGCATGGAAGCACTGGGCCGTGCCAGCGAACCGTTTTACACGACCAAGACCCGCACTCAGGGCCTGGGTCTGGGGTTGGCCATTTGCGAAACCCTGATGCGCGCCTTCGGTGGTGAACTGTCGTTCGCCAACCACAAGCAAGGTGGCGCCTTGATCACCCTGCGGCTGCGCGCCGGCGCGCCCGGGGTCAGCCTGCAACCGTCCGAGGATCGAAGCGCATGA
- the rfbC gene encoding dTDP-4-dehydrorhamnose 3,5-epimerase, producing MNVINTDLPGVLIIEPKVFGDERGFFYESFNAKAFQDATGLETQFVQDNHSRSQKGVLRGLHYQLENTQGKLVRVTVGEVLDVAVDIRRSSPHFGKWVAVRLSADNHRQLWVPEGFAHGFVVLSEFAEFLYKTTDYYNPSSERSIRWDDPDLGIDWQLDEAPKLSAKDQAAAFLKDADVFS from the coding sequence ATGAATGTAATCAACACCGACCTGCCTGGTGTCTTGATCATCGAACCCAAGGTATTTGGTGACGAACGCGGGTTCTTTTACGAAAGCTTCAATGCGAAGGCCTTTCAGGACGCGACCGGCCTCGAAACGCAGTTTGTGCAGGACAACCATTCGCGCTCGCAGAAAGGCGTTCTGCGCGGGCTGCATTACCAACTGGAAAACACCCAGGGCAAACTGGTCCGCGTCACCGTCGGCGAAGTCCTCGATGTCGCCGTGGATATCCGTCGCAGCTCGCCGCATTTCGGCAAGTGGGTGGCCGTGCGTCTGTCCGCCGACAACCATCGCCAACTATGGGTTCCGGAAGGTTTCGCCCACGGTTTCGTAGTGCTGAGCGAGTTCGCCGAATTCCTCTACAAGACCACCGACTACTACAACCCGTCTTCCGAGCGCAGCATTCGTTGGGACGACCCGGATCTGGGCATCGACTGGCAGCTGGACGAAGCGCCAAAACTGTCGGCCAAGGATCAGGCAGCCGCATTCCTCAAGGACGCCGACGTCTTTTCCTGA
- a CDS encoding aminotransferase — protein MSFATLIHRASLPSPQVSVEQARHLLAQHYGLNGTLQALGSQQDLNYRIDSERGRFVLKICRGDYALVELQAQHAGLKYLAEKGAVKVPRVMAATNGADLLTLDVGGESVHVRLLDYIDGQPLTALDHLGHEVVAGFGRLCGEMDLALVGFDHPGLERTLQWDARHASALIEHLLPVIEDERQRTLIAEVAEQARLRLQPLVEKLPVQAIHMDITDDNVVWQRDARRHWQLQGVIDFGDLVRTWRITDLSVTCAALLHHAAGDPFVILPAVQAYHAVNPLQHEELLALWPLIVARAAVLVLSGEQQVSIDPGNTYSRDNLTHEWEIFRVATSVPLALMEAAILTAVGQTLPDIDSEGFAPLLPGLVGREFALIDLGVLSAHFEAGNWEQPGIDQRLLSEAAAIHGLAASRYGQYRLSRTRPDSADEPETFPLHVELHVPKGSAVEAPFAGVLHLSADGALRLDGPQLSLRLLGVKASLHGGAALVKGQVLGSVDGPLIVQLIRGAQLEAPLFCTPSRAAAWQALSPSPAALLGLACDAEPELDAATLLARRDASFARTQKHYYVDPPRIERGWRNHLIDMQGRSYLDMLNNVAVLGHGHPRMAAVASRQWSLLNTNSRFNYAAVAEFSERLLKLAPEGMDRVFLVNSGSEANDLAIRLAWAASGGRDMISVLEAYHGWTVGADAVSTSIADNPKALSSRPDWVHAVTAPNTYRGEFRGADSAPDYVRSVEQHLAKLDEQKRQLAGFICEPVYGNAGGISLPPGYLKKVYEMVRARGGVCIADEVQVGYGRMGHFFWGFEEQGVVPDIITMAKGMGNGQPLGAVITRREIAEALEAEGYFFSSAGGSPVSCQIGMAVLDVMEEEKLWENAQVVGAHFKARLEALIDQYPLVGAVHGSGFYLGVELIRDRATLEPATEETTLLCDRLRELGIFMQPTGDYLNVLKIKPPMVTSRRSVDFFVDMLAKVLEEGL, from the coding sequence ATGTCGTTCGCCACGTTGATTCATCGCGCCAGTTTGCCCAGCCCGCAGGTTTCGGTGGAGCAGGCCCGGCATCTGCTGGCGCAGCATTACGGCTTGAACGGCACGTTGCAGGCCCTGGGCAGCCAGCAGGACCTCAATTACCGGATCGACAGCGAGCGTGGTCGGTTCGTGTTGAAGATCTGCCGGGGCGACTATGCGCTGGTTGAGCTGCAAGCCCAGCATGCGGGCCTGAAATACCTGGCCGAGAAGGGTGCCGTTAAGGTTCCTCGAGTGATGGCGGCCACTAACGGCGCAGACCTGCTGACCCTGGACGTCGGTGGAGAATCGGTGCATGTGCGACTACTCGATTACATCGACGGACAACCCCTGACGGCCCTCGATCACCTTGGCCACGAAGTCGTCGCCGGTTTTGGCCGGCTCTGCGGCGAGATGGATCTGGCCCTCGTCGGTTTCGACCATCCGGGGCTCGAGCGCACGTTGCAATGGGACGCGCGCCACGCCAGCGCACTGATCGAGCACCTGCTGCCGGTGATCGAAGACGAACGCCAGCGCACGCTGATCGCCGAGGTTGCCGAGCAGGCCAGACTTCGTTTGCAGCCGCTGGTGGAAAAGCTGCCGGTGCAGGCGATCCACATGGACATCACCGACGACAACGTGGTCTGGCAGCGTGACGCCCGGCGGCACTGGCAGTTGCAGGGCGTCATCGATTTCGGCGATCTGGTGCGCACCTGGCGCATCACCGATCTGTCGGTCACCTGTGCCGCGCTGCTGCATCACGCCGCCGGCGATCCGTTCGTGATCCTGCCGGCCGTGCAGGCCTATCACGCGGTCAATCCGCTGCAACACGAAGAATTGCTGGCGCTGTGGCCGCTGATCGTGGCGCGCGCGGCGGTGCTGGTGCTCAGTGGCGAGCAACAGGTCAGCATCGATCCGGGCAATACCTACAGCCGCGACAACCTGACCCACGAATGGGAGATTTTCCGGGTCGCCACCTCGGTGCCGCTGGCATTGATGGAGGCGGCGATTCTCACGGCGGTCGGCCAGACATTGCCGGACATCGACAGTGAAGGCTTTGCGCCGTTGTTGCCCGGCCTGGTCGGGCGCGAATTCGCGTTGATCGATCTGGGGGTGTTGAGCGCACACTTCGAGGCGGGCAACTGGGAGCAGCCAGGCATCGATCAGCGCCTGTTGAGCGAGGCTGCTGCCATCCACGGTCTGGCGGCCAGTCGATACGGGCAATACCGGTTGTCGCGCACCCGGCCTGACAGCGCCGATGAGCCAGAGACGTTCCCGCTGCACGTCGAATTGCATGTGCCGAAAGGTTCGGCGGTGGAAGCGCCGTTTGCTGGCGTACTGCACCTGTCGGCTGACGGCGCGCTGCGACTCGACGGCCCGCAACTGAGCCTGCGCTTGCTGGGCGTGAAAGCTTCGTTGCACGGCGGCGCAGCGCTGGTCAAAGGCCAGGTGCTGGGTTCGGTGGACGGTCCGTTGATCGTGCAATTGATTCGCGGCGCACAGCTTGAAGCGCCGCTGTTCTGCACGCCGAGCCGTGCGGCGGCGTGGCAGGCGTTGTCCCCCTCGCCGGCCGCACTGCTGGGCCTGGCCTGCGACGCTGAGCCCGAACTGGACGCCGCAACCCTGCTGGCGCGCCGTGACGCCAGTTTCGCCCGCACCCAGAAGCACTATTACGTCGACCCGCCGCGTATCGAGCGCGGTTGGCGCAATCACCTGATTGACATGCAGGGCCGTTCCTACCTCGACATGCTCAATAACGTCGCGGTGCTCGGCCACGGTCACCCGCGCATGGCGGCGGTGGCGAGCCGACAGTGGTCGCTGCTCAATACCAACTCGCGGTTCAACTATGCGGCGGTCGCCGAGTTTTCCGAACGCTTGCTGAAACTGGCGCCGGAGGGCATGGATCGGGTGTTCCTGGTCAACAGCGGCAGCGAGGCCAATGACCTGGCGATTCGCCTGGCATGGGCCGCCAGCGGTGGGCGCGACATGATCAGCGTGCTGGAGGCCTATCACGGCTGGACGGTCGGCGCGGACGCGGTCTCGACCTCGATTGCCGATAACCCGAAAGCCCTGAGCAGTCGCCCGGACTGGGTCCACGCGGTGACCGCTCCCAACACCTATCGCGGCGAATTTCGCGGCGCGGATTCGGCACCGGATTACGTGCGCAGCGTCGAGCAACATCTGGCGAAGCTCGATGAGCAGAAACGCCAGCTGGCCGGGTTTATCTGCGAGCCGGTCTACGGCAATGCGGGCGGGATCTCACTGCCGCCGGGTTACCTGAAAAAAGTCTATGAAATGGTGCGTGCCCGTGGCGGCGTTTGCATCGCCGATGAGGTGCAGGTCGGTTACGGGCGCATGGGCCACTTCTTCTGGGGCTTCGAAGAGCAAGGCGTGGTGCCGGACATCATCACCATGGCCAAAGGCATGGGCAACGGCCAGCCGCTGGGCGCGGTGATCACCCGCCGGGAAATCGCCGAAGCGCTGGAAGCCGAGGGCTATTTCTTCTCGTCCGCCGGCGGCAGTCCGGTGAGCTGCCAGATCGGCATGGCGGTGCTCGATGTCATGGAAGAAGAAAAGCTCTGGGAAAACGCCCAGGTGGTCGGCGCCCACTTCAAGGCCCGGCTGGAAGCGCTGATCGATCAATATCCGTTGGTCGGCGCGGTGCACGGTTCCGGGTTCTATCTGGGGGTCGAGCTGATCCGCGATCGGGCAACGCTGGAGCCGGCGACCGAGGAAACCACGCTGTTGTGTGACCGCCTGCGAGAGCTGGGGATTTTCATGCAGCCGACCGGCGATTACCTGAACGTCCTGAAGATCAAACCGCCGATGGTCACCTCGCGTCGGAGCGTGGATTTCTTCGTCGACATGCTGGCGAAGGTGTTGGAAGAAGGGCTTTAA
- the aguA gene encoding agmatine deiminase gives MTTLKSTPRADGFYMPAEWAPQTQIWMIWPERPDNWRLGGKPAQAAHAAVAKAIARFEPVTVAVSAGQYENARARLDVPNIRVVEMSSDDAWVRDSGPTFVINNSGEVRGVNWDFNAWGGFDGGLYSPWNRDSQVGGKILEIERSPRYRTEGFVLEGGSIHVDGEGTLITTEECLLNRNRNPHLGREEIEAVLSENLSVDKIIWLPDGLFNDETDGHVDNFCCYVRPGEVLLAWTDDPQDPNYPRCQAAMKVLESSTDAKGRPFTVHKMPIPGPLFATEEECAGVDPVDGTQERNPSVRLAGSYVNFLIVNGGIIAPSFDDPMDAPAREILQNLFPQHEVVMVPGRELLLGGGNIHCLTQQQPAPHKE, from the coding sequence ATGACCACATTGAAAAGCACACCACGCGCCGATGGCTTCTACATGCCGGCCGAATGGGCACCGCAAACCCAGATCTGGATGATCTGGCCCGAGCGTCCGGACAACTGGCGTCTGGGCGGCAAACCGGCGCAGGCCGCGCACGCCGCTGTGGCCAAGGCCATCGCGCGTTTCGAACCGGTGACCGTGGCGGTCTCCGCCGGCCAATACGAAAACGCCCGTGCTCGTCTCGACGTGCCGAATATCCGCGTGGTCGAAATGTCCAGCGATGACGCCTGGGTTCGCGATAGCGGCCCGACGTTCGTGATCAACAACAGCGGCGAAGTGCGCGGTGTGAATTGGGATTTCAACGCCTGGGGCGGTTTTGATGGCGGCCTGTATTCGCCGTGGAACCGTGATTCCCAGGTCGGCGGCAAGATCCTCGAAATCGAGCGCAGCCCGCGCTACCGCACCGAAGGCTTTGTGCTCGAAGGCGGCTCGATTCACGTCGACGGCGAAGGCACTCTGATCACCACCGAAGAATGCTTGCTCAACCGCAATCGCAACCCGCACCTGGGCCGCGAAGAAATCGAAGCGGTACTCAGCGAAAACCTGTCGGTGGACAAGATCATCTGGCTGCCGGACGGCCTGTTCAACGACGAAACCGACGGCCATGTGGATAACTTCTGCTGCTACGTGCGTCCGGGCGAAGTGCTGCTGGCCTGGACTGACGATCCGCAGGATCCGAACTACCCGCGTTGCCAGGCCGCGATGAAAGTGCTGGAAAGCAGCACTGACGCCAAGGGCCGCCCGTTCACGGTGCACAAGATGCCGATTCCGGGGCCGCTGTTTGCCACCGAAGAAGAATGCGCTGGCGTGGACCCGGTGGACGGCACTCAGGAGCGCAACCCGAGCGTGCGCCTGGCCGGTTCCTACGTGAACTTCCTGATCGTCAACGGTGGCATCATCGCGCCAAGCTTCGACGACCCGATGGACGCCCCGGCGCGAGAGATCCTGCAGAACCTGTTCCCGCAACACGAAGTGGTGATGGTGCCGGGTCGCGAACTGTTACTGGGGGGCGGCAATATTCACTGCCTTACCCAACAGCAACCCGCGCCGCACAAAGAGTGA
- a CDS encoding DsbA family protein encodes MTLHYIYDPLCGWCYGAKPLVQAAQQVLPVIAHAGGMMTGANRQSVSPQLRNYVMPHDRRIAEYTGQPFGEAYFEGLLRDHTAVFDSAPPIAAVMAAQKIDGRGLGLLGRLQTAHYVEGRRIADQSVLLEFAVEQGYDADTFLNALQSVDTLQHIKSSRALLAKLGGQGFPTFALEQDGQFTLVDIGPWLGKPEAFAQWLSESFTSVPGTETLPVCGLGSCA; translated from the coding sequence ATGACCCTTCACTACATTTACGACCCGTTGTGCGGCTGGTGCTATGGCGCCAAACCACTGGTGCAAGCTGCACAGCAAGTGCTGCCGGTGATCGCCCACGCCGGCGGCATGATGACCGGTGCCAACCGCCAGAGCGTTTCGCCGCAACTGCGCAATTACGTAATGCCCCATGATCGCCGCATTGCCGAATACACCGGTCAGCCGTTTGGCGAAGCCTATTTCGAAGGCTTGTTGCGCGACCATACGGCGGTGTTTGATTCGGCACCGCCGATTGCCGCTGTGATGGCAGCGCAAAAAATCGACGGTCGTGGCCTGGGACTGCTAGGGCGTTTGCAGACGGCGCACTACGTCGAAGGGCGTCGAATTGCAGACCAAAGCGTGCTGTTGGAATTTGCCGTGGAGCAGGGCTACGACGCCGATACTTTCTTGAACGCACTGCAATCAGTCGACACTCTGCAACATATAAAGAGCAGCCGCGCCTTATTGGCGAAACTCGGTGGCCAAGGTTTTCCGACCTTTGCGCTGGAGCAGGATGGTCAGTTCACCTTGGTGGATATCGGCCCTTGGCTCGGCAAACCAGAAGCCTTCGCCCAATGGTTGAGCGAGTCGTTTACGTCTGTGCCAGGGACTGAAACCCTGCCGGTCTGTGGACTCGGTAGTTGCGCGTAA